In Oncorhynchus kisutch isolate 150728-3 linkage group LG7, Okis_V2, whole genome shotgun sequence, one DNA window encodes the following:
- the LOC109893690 gene encoding uncharacterized protein C14orf132-like, producing the protein MDLSFIAAQIPVMTGAFMDSSPNDNYSADHSLFNSSASVHAASAATSAQTQQDDQSSSSDAIWLWIAIIATIGNIVVVGVVYAFTF; encoded by the coding sequence ATCCCAGTCATGACGGGGGCCTTCATGGACTCCTCACCCAATGACAACTACAGTGCCGACCACTCGCTCTTCAATTCCTCGGCCAGTGTCCACGCCGCCTCTGCGGCGACCTCAGCCCAGACCCAGCAGGACGACCAGTCCTCGTCCAGTGATGCCATCTGGCTCTGGATTGCCATCATCGCTACTATCGGCAACATTGTGGTGGTGGGAGTGGTCTACGCATTCACCTTCTGA